The proteins below come from a single Oncorhynchus keta strain PuntledgeMale-10-30-2019 chromosome 1, Oket_V2, whole genome shotgun sequence genomic window:
- the LOC118387634 gene encoding protein FAM174C-like, with amino-acid sequence MTFQGVMRILLPTLWAISTFADEKTKSPTTTGITAAGNTKHVTNSSASNTTSKNNHSSIFNSFDVDSSMIQRALYVLIGVTTIGVFYFLVRAVRQKKITTSKKKYGLLSNYDDSVEMAVLESDEEDDTVYEARSLRR; translated from the exons ATGACATTTCAAGGAGTCATGAGGATCCTTTTACCGACGTTGTGGGCTATTTCAACCTTCGCAGACGAAAAAACGAAGTCGCCAACAACAACAGGCATTACTGCTGCTGGCAACACCAAGCATGTCACGAATTCGAGTGCCAGTAACACGACGTCCAAGAACAATCATAGCAGCATTTTCAACTCCTTCGACGTCGATAGTTCAATGATACAACGGGCCTTGTACGTCCTTATTGGAGTCACCACCATTGGCGTGTTCTATTTCCTCGTGAGAGCTGTGCG GCAGAAGAAAATAACAACCTCTAAGAAGAAGTATGGGCTGTTGTCAAACTATGATGACAGTGTTGAGATGGCTGTGCTGGAGAGTGATGAGGAGGATGACACTGTATATGAGGCCAGGTCCCTGAGAAG ATGA